The following proteins come from a genomic window of Nicotiana tomentosiformis chromosome 12, ASM39032v3, whole genome shotgun sequence:
- the LOC104106161 gene encoding uncharacterized protein: protein MLKFTLLQKALENTIIQENETSCRDKAKAMIFLHHHLDEGLKTEYLTLKDSFELWSSLKERYDHLKATILPRARYEWIHLRLQDFKNVSEYNSVVFRITFQLKLYGEIVNDKDLLEKTLSTFHASNMVLQQQYREKGLKKYSKLISCLLVAEQHNTLLIKNYEARPTGSAPFSEVNMVAATQKYERRQNHYRGRGRGHSRGHGQGHRRGRNNYHHHGGNKQENNKDPQNNPLKGRVNICHKCGMKGHWVRVCRTADHFVKLYQASNKRKDNNVEAHLTFQIDDDKAGPSNKYDDVEINLAYKDDDFGGLEDITHLEAGDFFEDID from the coding sequence atgctgaaattcaccttGCTGCAAAAAGCTCTTGAAAATACTATTAtacaagaaaatgaaacatcatgCCGGGATAAAGCAAAGGCTATGATTTTCCTTCATCATCATCTCGATGAAGGGTTAAAGACCGAATACTTAACCCTAAAGGATTCATTTGAATTATGGAGCAGTTTGAAGGAACGATATGACCATCTTAAGGCAACGATATTGCCAAGAGCTCGATATGAATGGATTCACTTACGGTTACAAGATTTTAAAAATGTAAGTGAATATAATTCTGTTGTATTCAGGATAACTTTCCAACTTAAATTATACGGGGAAATTGTGAATGATAAGGATTTACTGGAAAAGACTCTTTCTACTTTTCATGCATCAAATATGGTATTGCAGCAACAATACCGTGAAAAGGGTTTAAAGAAATATTCTAAATTAATCTCATGCCTCCTGGTGGCTGAGCAACATAATAcccttttaataaaaaattatgaaGCTCGTCCCACTGGATCTGCACCATTTTCCGAAGTGAATATGGTAGCAGCTACTCAAAAGTATGAAAGAAGACAAAATCATTATCGTGGTCGTGGCCGTGGCCATAGTCGTGGACATGGACAAGGACATAGAAGGGGACGAAATAATTATCATCATCATGGCGGAAATAAACAAGAAAACAATAAGGATCCTCAAAATAATCCTTTGAAAGGCAGAGTTAATATTTGCCACAAGTGTGGTATGAAAGGTCATTGGGTTCGTGTTTGTCGTACAGCTGACCATTTTGTTAAACTTTAtcaagcatccaataaaagaaaaGATAATAATGTGGAGGCACACTTGACTTTTCAAATTGATGATGATAAAGCAGGCCCCTCAAACAAATATGATGATGTTGAGATAAATCTTGCATAtaaagatgatgattttggaggccTTGAAgatattactcatttagaagctgGAGACTTCTTTGAAGATATTGACTGA
- the LOC104106158 gene encoding cycloeucalenol cycloisomerase, which yields MGGSKVTSSTSSLWLAQNPSKRWGEVFFLLYTPFWLTLCLGVVVPYKLYENFTEWEYLLLGLISALPAFFVPVIFVGKADRSIPWKDRYWVKANLWIAIFTYVGNYFWTHYFFTVLGASYTFPSWKMNNVPHTTFLLAHVCFLFYHVSANMTLRRLQHAIADLPENIQWAFRAGWILAYAYFIAYLETLAISNFPYYDFVDRAIMYKVGSLFYAIYFIVSYPMFFRVDEKPGDSWDLPRVSIDALGAAMLVTILLDLWRLFLGPIVPMAETKQCLQSGLPWFSVTS from the exons ATGGGAG GTAGTAAAGTGACTAGTTCAACTTCCAGTCTGTGGTTAGCTCAAAACCCTAGCAAGAGATGGGGTGAAGTGTTCTTTCTGCTCTACACTCCCTTTTGGCTCACCTTGTGCCTTGGTGTTGTTGTCCCGTATAAGCTCTATGAG AATTTTACAGAGTGGGAGTACCTCTTGCTGGGGCTTATTTCTGCACTTCCTGCTTTCTTTGTACCCGTGATATTTGTTGGAAAG GCTGACAGGAGCATTCCTTGGAAGGATCGTTATTGGGTAAAG GCTAATCTCTGGATAGCAATTTTCACTTATGTTGGGAATTACTTTTGGACCCACTATTTCTTCACTGTTTTGGGAGCTTCTTATACATTTCCATCTTGGAAGATGAATAAT GTACCCCATACAACTTTCCTTCTAGCACATGTTTGCTTCCTGTTTTACCATGTCTCGGCAAACATGACCCTTCGTAGACTACAACATGCTATTGCTGATTTGCCCGAGAATATTCAGTGGGCCTTCAGGGCTGGATGGATTCTGGCATATGCTTATTTTATAGCTTATTTGGAGACATTAGCTATTTCCAAT TTTCCATACTATGACTTCGTGGACCGAGCTATTATGTATAAAGTTGGCTCGTTGTTTTATGCAATCTACTTCATTGTAAGCTATCCAATGTTTTTCAG GGTTGATGAGAAACCTGGTGATTCGTGGGACTTGCCAAGAGTGTCCATTGATGCTTTGGGTGCTGCAATGCTCGTCACAATTTTACTCGACTTATGGCGCCTTTTTCTAGGCCCCATTGTTCCAATGGCAGAAACCAAACAATGCCTTCAATCAGGACTCCCATGGTTTTCAGTGACATCTTGA
- the LOC104106157 gene encoding rho GDP-dissociation inhibitor 1-like has protein sequence MSAVVEPISPNKALVINDSNLKMIRRNDAFDEQEEEEANECKKSPLNEEDGGANSVNFENEQLEKENKDDQSLRKEQLLGNVDGFAVEENQDPEVQKPRLYIICPGRSDIELSEPFISSPKACLFTLKEGSRYKLKFSFTVSNNAVSGLKYINTTWKSGVRVDKSQVLLGNFSPRKEPYVYELEEDVTPSGVFARGLYSARTQVIDDKERCYVDIKYYFEIQKQWRESS, from the exons ATGTCAGCTGTGGTTGAACCAATTTCACCAAACAAGGCCTTAGTCATTAATGATTCTAATTTGAAGATGATAAGGAGAAATGATGCATTTGATgagcaagaagaagaggaagcAAATGAGTGCAAGAAATCACCCTTGAATGAAGAGGATGGTGGAGCTAATTCTGTGAATTTTGAAAATGAACAATTagagaaagaaaataaa GATGATCAAAGTTTGAGGAAGGAACAGCTTCTTGGGAATGTTGATGGCTTTGCAGTTGAAG AGAACCAAGATCCAGAGGTACAAAAACCAAGACTATACATAATTTGCCCAGGACGATCAGATATAGAACTTTCAGAGCCATTCATTTCCAGCCCTAAAGCTTGCCTCTTCACACTTAAGGAAGGAAGTCGCTATAAGCTCAAATTTTCTTTTACTGTTTCAAACAACGCTGTCTCTGGTCTCAAATACATCAACACTACCTGGAAATCTGGTGTAAGAG TTGATAAATCTCAAGTGTTGCTGGGAAATTTTAGTCCTCGAAAAGAGCCATATGTATATGAATTAGAGGAAGATGTTACACCTTCTGGTGTCTTTGCAAGGGGCTTATATTCTGCAAGAACACAG GTTATAGATGATAAAGAAAGATGCTACGTGGATATCAAATACTACTTTGAAATTCAAAAGCAATGGCGTGAAAGCTCCTAA